In Cetobacterium somerae ATCC BAA-474, the genomic stretch ATTCAATAATATTTAAATAAAGAATATGTTATAATAAAATTAAAAAAATAGTTAGGAGTTAGATAATGAAAAAATTAGTATTATTTATAGCAATATTATCACTGGTTGGTTGTATGAAAAAAGAAGTTAAATTTGGAGATGAAAATTTAGAATTAAAAGGAACTAAATTATATTATAAGGATAAGTTATTTACAGGTTTTATTACCCAAGAAGTACCTTTTACTGATAAAGTTATAAAAGTAGAGTATGTAAATGGAGTTATAAAAACAGAAAAATAAAAAAGATATCTTAAGGGTATCTTTTTTTTATTTAAAAGGAATACTTATATATTTTTAGAAAAAATACATAAGTAAATTTTGGGAGGATGAGAGTATTATGGAGTTTAAATTTAAATTTTTAGGTAAAACTTGTTGGTTTTTAGAAGTTGACAAAAAATTTAAAATCGGTTGTAATCCATCATTTATTTTAAAAAAAAATAGTGATGTTAAATTAGTTTCTCCTATGGATGATTCTTTTAAAAATATAAAGCTTTGGTTAATTACAGAGTGTAATCCTGATTCTTTTGACGAAGAAGGAGTTAAGGTTATAGAAGATGAAGCTAAGATTGTTTCAAGGAAAGAGTGTGGAAAATATTTACGAGATAAAAAAAATGCAAATATCTATTTTGTAGATTGGTTTAAAAAAATAGACCTAGAGATAAAAGGTTATAAAATAGTAGTTGAGGTTATCCCAACATATAAAGGAGGAGGTTTTTTATCAAATCCAATATTAGGAAAAGCAAATGGGTATCTTGTAACTATAGTTGATAGACTTGGTAAAATAAAAAGAATTTATGTTACAGGAGAAACAATTTATCAAGAGAATATAATAAAAACATTGATATATTATCCTATAGATATTATGATTGCAAATATAGGACATATAAAAAATAGTTATTTCAGTGGGGAAAAAAGTATGGATTTGGTTATGCTAAATAGCTTTATAAGAACATTGAATCCTACTGAAGTGATAACTATCTTTTCAAAAGGTG encodes the following:
- a CDS encoding MBL fold metallo-hydrolase, yielding MEFKFKFLGKTCWFLEVDKKFKIGCNPSFILKKNSDVKLVSPMDDSFKNIKLWLITECNPDSFDEEGVKVIEDEAKIVSRKECGKYLRDKKNANIYFVDWFKKIDLEIKGYKIVVEVIPTYKGGGFLSNPILGKANGYLVTIVDRLGKIKRIYVTGETIYQENIIKTLIYYPIDIMIANIGHIKNSYFSGEKSMDLVMLNSFIRTLNPTEVITIFSKGESSRKEMKKYIELIEVGEEKDI